A window from Camelus dromedarius isolate mCamDro1 chromosome 9, mCamDro1.pat, whole genome shotgun sequence encodes these proteins:
- the APLP1 gene encoding amyloid beta precursor like protein 1 isoform X4 — MGPASPAARRLGPLLLLLPLLLLLLRAQLAVGSLTGGSPSAAEAPGSAQVAGLCGRLTLHRDLRTGRWEPDPQRSRRCLRDPQRVLEYCRQMYPELQIARVEQATQAIPMERWCGDARGGHCAHTHHQVVPFRCLPGEFVSEALLVPEGCRFLHQERMDQCESSTRRHQEAQEACSSQGLILHGSGMLLPCGTDRFRGVEYVCCPPPVTPNPSGTAVGDPSTRSWPLGGRVEGGEDEEEEDSFIQPVDDYFVEPPRAEEEEEEERVPPSSSHTPAGVSKVTPTPRPTDGVDVYFGMPGEISEHEGFLRAKMDLEERRMRQINEVMREWAMADNQSKNLPKADRQALNEHFQSILQTLEEQVSGERQRLVETHATRVIALINDQRRAALEGFLAALQGDPPQPERVLLALRRYLRAEQKEQRHTLRHYQHVAAVDPEKAQQMRFQVQTHLQVIEERMNQSLGLLDQNPQLAQELRPQIQELLHSEHLGPNELEAPAPGGSSEDKGGLQPLDSKDADTPMALPKGSTEQDAASSGKEKMSPLEQYERKAPAGTGISREAVSGLLIMGAGGGSLIVLSMLLLRRKKPYGAISHGVVEVDPMLTLEEQQLRELQRHGYENPTYRFLEERP, encoded by the exons ATGGGGCCCGCCAGCCCCGCCGCTCGTCGTCTGGGCccgctgctactgctgctgccacTATTGCTGCTGCTTCTGCGCGCGCAGCTCGCCGTCGGGAGCCTGACCGGTGGGAGCCCCAGCGCCGCCGAG gcccctggGTCGGCCCAGGTGGCTGGACTATGCGGGCGCCTAACCCTTCACCGGGACCTGCGCACCGGCCGTTGGGAACCAGACCCACAGCGCTCGCGACGCTGCCTCCGGGACCCGCAACGCGTGCTGGAGTACTGCAGACAG ATGTACCCGGAGCTGCAGATTGCACGTGTGGAACAAGCGACGCAGGCCATCCCCATGGAGCGCTGGTGCGGTGATGCCCGGGGTGGCCACTGTGCCCACACCCACCACCAGGTTGTGCCTTTCCGCTGCCTGC CGGGTGAATTCGTGAGCGAGGCCCTGCTGGTGCCTGAAGGCTGCCGGTTCTTGCACCAGGAGCGCATGGACCAGTGCGAGAGTTCAACCCGGAGGCATCAGGAGGCACAGGAG GCCTGCAGCTCCCAGGGCCTCATCCTGCATGGCTCGGGCATGCTTTTGCCCTGTGGCACAGATCGGTTCCGAGGTGTGGAGTATGTGTGCTGCCCCCCTCCAGTGACCCCCAACCCGTCTGGGACAGCAGTTGG TGACCCCTCCACCCGGTCCTGGCCCCTGGGGGGCAGAGTAGAGGGGGGTGAGGACGAGGAAGAGGAGGACTCCTTCATACAGCCAGTAGATGATTACTTCGTGGAGCCACCACGGgctgaagaggaagaagaggaggaaagagtccCACCCTCAAGCTCTCATACCCCTGCAGGGGTCAGCAAAG TGACTCCCACCCCGAGGCCCACAGATGGTGTGGACGTGTACTTTGGCATGCCTGGAGAAATCAGCGAGCATGAGGGGTTCCTGCGGGCCAAGATGGATCTGGAGGAGCGCAGGATGCGCCAGATTAATGAG GTGATGCGTGAATGGGCCATGGCGGACAACCAGTCCAAGAACCTGCCTAAAGCCGACAGACAGGCCCTGAATGAG CACTTCCAGTCCATTCTGCAGACCCTGGAGGAGCAGGTGTCTGGTGAGCGACAGCGCCTGGTGGAGACCCATGCCACCCGAGTCATCGCCCTCATCAACGACCAGCGCCGGGCTGCCTTGGAAGGTTTCCTGGCGGCGCTGCAGGGGGATCCGCCTCAG CCAGAGCGTGTCCTGCTGGCCCTGCGTCGCTACCTGCGTGCGGAGCAGAAGGAGCAAAGGCACACGCTGCGACACTACCAGCACGTGGCCGCCGTGGACCCCGAGAAGGCCCAGCAGATGCGCTTCCAG GTGCAGACCCACCTTCAAGTAATCGAAGAAAGAATGAATCAGAGCCTGGGGCTGCTTGACCAGAACCCCCAGCTCGCTCAGGAGTTGCGGCCCCAGATCC AGGAGCTCCTCCACTCTGAACACCTGGGTCCCAATGAATTGGAAGCCCCTGCCCCAGGGGGCAGCAGTGAGGACAAGGGTGGGCTACAGCCTCTGGATTCCAAGGACG CAGACACCCCCATGGCCCTTCCAAAAG GGTCCACAGAACAAGATGCTGCATCCTCTGGGAAAGAGAAGATGTCCCCCCTGGAGCAGTATGAACGAAAG GCACCAGCTGGAACAGGCATATCCCGAGAGGCTGTGTCAGGTCTGCTGATCATGGGAGCTGGTGGGGGCTCCCTGATCGTCCTCTCCATGCTGCTTTTGCGCAGGAAGAAGCCCTACGGGGCCATCAGCCACGGAGTGGTggag GTGGACCCCATGCTGACCCTGGAGGAGCAGCAGCTGCGTGAACTGCAGCGTCATGGCTACGAGAACCCTACCTACCGCTTCCTGGAGGAACGACCCTGA
- the APLP1 gene encoding amyloid beta precursor like protein 1 isoform X1, producing the protein MGPASPAARRLGPLLLLLPLLLLLLRAQLAVGSLTGGSPSAAEAPGSAQVAGLCGRLTLHRDLRTGRWEPDPQRSRRCLRDPQRVLEYCRQMYPELQIARVEQATQAIPMERWCGDARGGHCAHTHHQVVPFRCLPGEFVSEALLVPEGCRFLHQERMDQCESSTRRHQEAQEACSSQGLILHGSGMLLPCGTDRFRGVEYVCCPPPVTPNPSGTAVGDPSTRSWPLGGRVEGGEDEEEEDSFIQPVDDYFVEPPRAEEEEEEERVPPSSSHTPAGVSKVTPTPRPTDGVDVYFGMPGEISEHEGFLRAKMDLEERRMRQINEVMREWAMADNQSKNLPKADRQALNEHFQSILQTLEEQVSGERQRLVETHATRVIALINDQRRAALEGFLAALQGDPPQPERVLLALRRYLRAEQKEQRHTLRHYQHVAAVDPEKAQQMRFQVQTHLQVIEERMNQSLGLLDQNPQLAQELRPQIQELLHSEHLGPNELEAPAPGGSSEDKGGLQPLDSKDADTPMALPKGSTEQDAASSGKEKMSPLEQYERKVNVSVPRGFPFHSSEIQRDELAPAGTGISREAVSGLLIMGAGGGSLIVLSMLLLRRKKPYGAISHGVVEVDPMLTLEEQQLRELQRHGYENPTYRFLEERP; encoded by the exons ATGGGGCCCGCCAGCCCCGCCGCTCGTCGTCTGGGCccgctgctactgctgctgccacTATTGCTGCTGCTTCTGCGCGCGCAGCTCGCCGTCGGGAGCCTGACCGGTGGGAGCCCCAGCGCCGCCGAG gcccctggGTCGGCCCAGGTGGCTGGACTATGCGGGCGCCTAACCCTTCACCGGGACCTGCGCACCGGCCGTTGGGAACCAGACCCACAGCGCTCGCGACGCTGCCTCCGGGACCCGCAACGCGTGCTGGAGTACTGCAGACAG ATGTACCCGGAGCTGCAGATTGCACGTGTGGAACAAGCGACGCAGGCCATCCCCATGGAGCGCTGGTGCGGTGATGCCCGGGGTGGCCACTGTGCCCACACCCACCACCAGGTTGTGCCTTTCCGCTGCCTGC CGGGTGAATTCGTGAGCGAGGCCCTGCTGGTGCCTGAAGGCTGCCGGTTCTTGCACCAGGAGCGCATGGACCAGTGCGAGAGTTCAACCCGGAGGCATCAGGAGGCACAGGAG GCCTGCAGCTCCCAGGGCCTCATCCTGCATGGCTCGGGCATGCTTTTGCCCTGTGGCACAGATCGGTTCCGAGGTGTGGAGTATGTGTGCTGCCCCCCTCCAGTGACCCCCAACCCGTCTGGGACAGCAGTTGG TGACCCCTCCACCCGGTCCTGGCCCCTGGGGGGCAGAGTAGAGGGGGGTGAGGACGAGGAAGAGGAGGACTCCTTCATACAGCCAGTAGATGATTACTTCGTGGAGCCACCACGGgctgaagaggaagaagaggaggaaagagtccCACCCTCAAGCTCTCATACCCCTGCAGGGGTCAGCAAAG TGACTCCCACCCCGAGGCCCACAGATGGTGTGGACGTGTACTTTGGCATGCCTGGAGAAATCAGCGAGCATGAGGGGTTCCTGCGGGCCAAGATGGATCTGGAGGAGCGCAGGATGCGCCAGATTAATGAG GTGATGCGTGAATGGGCCATGGCGGACAACCAGTCCAAGAACCTGCCTAAAGCCGACAGACAGGCCCTGAATGAG CACTTCCAGTCCATTCTGCAGACCCTGGAGGAGCAGGTGTCTGGTGAGCGACAGCGCCTGGTGGAGACCCATGCCACCCGAGTCATCGCCCTCATCAACGACCAGCGCCGGGCTGCCTTGGAAGGTTTCCTGGCGGCGCTGCAGGGGGATCCGCCTCAG CCAGAGCGTGTCCTGCTGGCCCTGCGTCGCTACCTGCGTGCGGAGCAGAAGGAGCAAAGGCACACGCTGCGACACTACCAGCACGTGGCCGCCGTGGACCCCGAGAAGGCCCAGCAGATGCGCTTCCAG GTGCAGACCCACCTTCAAGTAATCGAAGAAAGAATGAATCAGAGCCTGGGGCTGCTTGACCAGAACCCCCAGCTCGCTCAGGAGTTGCGGCCCCAGATCC AGGAGCTCCTCCACTCTGAACACCTGGGTCCCAATGAATTGGAAGCCCCTGCCCCAGGGGGCAGCAGTGAGGACAAGGGTGGGCTACAGCCTCTGGATTCCAAGGACG CAGACACCCCCATGGCCCTTCCAAAAG GGTCCACAGAACAAGATGCTGCATCCTCTGGGAAAGAGAAGATGTCCCCCCTGGAGCAGTATGAACGAAAG GTGAATGTGTCTGTTCCAAGGGGTTTTCCTTTCCACTCATCGGAGATTCAGAGAGATGAGCTG GCACCAGCTGGAACAGGCATATCCCGAGAGGCTGTGTCAGGTCTGCTGATCATGGGAGCTGGTGGGGGCTCCCTGATCGTCCTCTCCATGCTGCTTTTGCGCAGGAAGAAGCCCTACGGGGCCATCAGCCACGGAGTGGTggag GTGGACCCCATGCTGACCCTGGAGGAGCAGCAGCTGCGTGAACTGCAGCGTCATGGCTACGAGAACCCTACCTACCGCTTCCTGGAGGAACGACCCTGA
- the APLP1 gene encoding amyloid beta precursor like protein 1 isoform X5: MGPASPAARRLGPLLLLLPLLLLLLRAQLAVGSLTGGSPSAAEAPGSAQVAGLCGRLTLHRDLRTGRWEPDPQRSRRCLRDPQRVLEYCRQMYPELQIARVEQATQAIPMERWCGDARGGHCAHTHHQVVPFRCLPGEFVSEALLVPEGCRFLHQERMDQCESSTRRHQEAQEACSSQGLILHGSGMLLPCGTDRFRGVEYVCCPPPVTPNPSGTAVGDPSTRSWPLGGRVEGGEDEEEEDSFIQPVDDYFVEPPRAEEEEEEERVPPSSSHTPAGVSKVTPTPRPTDGVDVYFGMPGEISEHEGFLRAKMDLEERRMRQINEVMREWAMADNQSKNLPKADRQALNEHFQSILQTLEEQVSGERQRLVETHATRVIALINDQRRAALEGFLAALQGDPPQPERVLLALRRYLRAEQKEQRHTLRHYQHVAAVDPEKAQQMRFQVQTHLQVIEERMNQSLGLLDQNPQLAQELRPQIQELLHSEHLGPNELEAPAPGGSSEDKGGLQPLDSKDGSTEQDAASSGKEKMSPLEQYERKAPAGTGISREAVSGLLIMGAGGGSLIVLSMLLLRRKKPYGAISHGVVEVDPMLTLEEQQLRELQRHGYENPTYRFLEERP, from the exons ATGGGGCCCGCCAGCCCCGCCGCTCGTCGTCTGGGCccgctgctactgctgctgccacTATTGCTGCTGCTTCTGCGCGCGCAGCTCGCCGTCGGGAGCCTGACCGGTGGGAGCCCCAGCGCCGCCGAG gcccctggGTCGGCCCAGGTGGCTGGACTATGCGGGCGCCTAACCCTTCACCGGGACCTGCGCACCGGCCGTTGGGAACCAGACCCACAGCGCTCGCGACGCTGCCTCCGGGACCCGCAACGCGTGCTGGAGTACTGCAGACAG ATGTACCCGGAGCTGCAGATTGCACGTGTGGAACAAGCGACGCAGGCCATCCCCATGGAGCGCTGGTGCGGTGATGCCCGGGGTGGCCACTGTGCCCACACCCACCACCAGGTTGTGCCTTTCCGCTGCCTGC CGGGTGAATTCGTGAGCGAGGCCCTGCTGGTGCCTGAAGGCTGCCGGTTCTTGCACCAGGAGCGCATGGACCAGTGCGAGAGTTCAACCCGGAGGCATCAGGAGGCACAGGAG GCCTGCAGCTCCCAGGGCCTCATCCTGCATGGCTCGGGCATGCTTTTGCCCTGTGGCACAGATCGGTTCCGAGGTGTGGAGTATGTGTGCTGCCCCCCTCCAGTGACCCCCAACCCGTCTGGGACAGCAGTTGG TGACCCCTCCACCCGGTCCTGGCCCCTGGGGGGCAGAGTAGAGGGGGGTGAGGACGAGGAAGAGGAGGACTCCTTCATACAGCCAGTAGATGATTACTTCGTGGAGCCACCACGGgctgaagaggaagaagaggaggaaagagtccCACCCTCAAGCTCTCATACCCCTGCAGGGGTCAGCAAAG TGACTCCCACCCCGAGGCCCACAGATGGTGTGGACGTGTACTTTGGCATGCCTGGAGAAATCAGCGAGCATGAGGGGTTCCTGCGGGCCAAGATGGATCTGGAGGAGCGCAGGATGCGCCAGATTAATGAG GTGATGCGTGAATGGGCCATGGCGGACAACCAGTCCAAGAACCTGCCTAAAGCCGACAGACAGGCCCTGAATGAG CACTTCCAGTCCATTCTGCAGACCCTGGAGGAGCAGGTGTCTGGTGAGCGACAGCGCCTGGTGGAGACCCATGCCACCCGAGTCATCGCCCTCATCAACGACCAGCGCCGGGCTGCCTTGGAAGGTTTCCTGGCGGCGCTGCAGGGGGATCCGCCTCAG CCAGAGCGTGTCCTGCTGGCCCTGCGTCGCTACCTGCGTGCGGAGCAGAAGGAGCAAAGGCACACGCTGCGACACTACCAGCACGTGGCCGCCGTGGACCCCGAGAAGGCCCAGCAGATGCGCTTCCAG GTGCAGACCCACCTTCAAGTAATCGAAGAAAGAATGAATCAGAGCCTGGGGCTGCTTGACCAGAACCCCCAGCTCGCTCAGGAGTTGCGGCCCCAGATCC AGGAGCTCCTCCACTCTGAACACCTGGGTCCCAATGAATTGGAAGCCCCTGCCCCAGGGGGCAGCAGTGAGGACAAGGGTGGGCTACAGCCTCTGGATTCCAAGGACG GGTCCACAGAACAAGATGCTGCATCCTCTGGGAAAGAGAAGATGTCCCCCCTGGAGCAGTATGAACGAAAG GCACCAGCTGGAACAGGCATATCCCGAGAGGCTGTGTCAGGTCTGCTGATCATGGGAGCTGGTGGGGGCTCCCTGATCGTCCTCTCCATGCTGCTTTTGCGCAGGAAGAAGCCCTACGGGGCCATCAGCCACGGAGTGGTggag GTGGACCCCATGCTGACCCTGGAGGAGCAGCAGCTGCGTGAACTGCAGCGTCATGGCTACGAGAACCCTACCTACCGCTTCCTGGAGGAACGACCCTGA
- the APLP1 gene encoding amyloid beta precursor like protein 1 isoform X3, with protein sequence MGPASPAARRLGPLLLLLPLLLLLLRAQLAVGSLTGGSPSAAEAPGSAQVAGLCGRLTLHRDLRTGRWEPDPQRSRRCLRDPQRVLEYCRQMYPELQIARVEQATQAIPMERWCGDARGGHCAHTHHQVVPFRCLPGEFVSEALLVPEGCRFLHQERMDQCESSTRRHQEAQEACSSQGLILHGSGMLLPCGTDRFRGVEYVCCPPPVTPNPSGTAVGDPSTRSWPLGGRVEGGEDEEEEDSFIQPVDDYFVEPPRAEEEEEEERVPPSSSHTPAGVSKVTPTPRPTDGVDVYFGMPGEISEHEGFLRAKMDLEERRMRQINEVMREWAMADNQSKNLPKADRQALNEHFQSILQTLEEQVSGERQRLVETHATRVIALINDQRRAALEGFLAALQGDPPQPERVLLALRRYLRAEQKEQRHTLRHYQHVAAVDPEKAQQMRFQVQTHLQVIEERMNQSLGLLDQNPQLAQELRPQIQELLHSEHLGPNELEAPAPGGSSEDKGGLQPLDSKDGSTEQDAASSGKEKMSPLEQYERKVNVSVPRGFPFHSSEIQRDELAPAGTGISREAVSGLLIMGAGGGSLIVLSMLLLRRKKPYGAISHGVVEVDPMLTLEEQQLRELQRHGYENPTYRFLEERP encoded by the exons ATGGGGCCCGCCAGCCCCGCCGCTCGTCGTCTGGGCccgctgctactgctgctgccacTATTGCTGCTGCTTCTGCGCGCGCAGCTCGCCGTCGGGAGCCTGACCGGTGGGAGCCCCAGCGCCGCCGAG gcccctggGTCGGCCCAGGTGGCTGGACTATGCGGGCGCCTAACCCTTCACCGGGACCTGCGCACCGGCCGTTGGGAACCAGACCCACAGCGCTCGCGACGCTGCCTCCGGGACCCGCAACGCGTGCTGGAGTACTGCAGACAG ATGTACCCGGAGCTGCAGATTGCACGTGTGGAACAAGCGACGCAGGCCATCCCCATGGAGCGCTGGTGCGGTGATGCCCGGGGTGGCCACTGTGCCCACACCCACCACCAGGTTGTGCCTTTCCGCTGCCTGC CGGGTGAATTCGTGAGCGAGGCCCTGCTGGTGCCTGAAGGCTGCCGGTTCTTGCACCAGGAGCGCATGGACCAGTGCGAGAGTTCAACCCGGAGGCATCAGGAGGCACAGGAG GCCTGCAGCTCCCAGGGCCTCATCCTGCATGGCTCGGGCATGCTTTTGCCCTGTGGCACAGATCGGTTCCGAGGTGTGGAGTATGTGTGCTGCCCCCCTCCAGTGACCCCCAACCCGTCTGGGACAGCAGTTGG TGACCCCTCCACCCGGTCCTGGCCCCTGGGGGGCAGAGTAGAGGGGGGTGAGGACGAGGAAGAGGAGGACTCCTTCATACAGCCAGTAGATGATTACTTCGTGGAGCCACCACGGgctgaagaggaagaagaggaggaaagagtccCACCCTCAAGCTCTCATACCCCTGCAGGGGTCAGCAAAG TGACTCCCACCCCGAGGCCCACAGATGGTGTGGACGTGTACTTTGGCATGCCTGGAGAAATCAGCGAGCATGAGGGGTTCCTGCGGGCCAAGATGGATCTGGAGGAGCGCAGGATGCGCCAGATTAATGAG GTGATGCGTGAATGGGCCATGGCGGACAACCAGTCCAAGAACCTGCCTAAAGCCGACAGACAGGCCCTGAATGAG CACTTCCAGTCCATTCTGCAGACCCTGGAGGAGCAGGTGTCTGGTGAGCGACAGCGCCTGGTGGAGACCCATGCCACCCGAGTCATCGCCCTCATCAACGACCAGCGCCGGGCTGCCTTGGAAGGTTTCCTGGCGGCGCTGCAGGGGGATCCGCCTCAG CCAGAGCGTGTCCTGCTGGCCCTGCGTCGCTACCTGCGTGCGGAGCAGAAGGAGCAAAGGCACACGCTGCGACACTACCAGCACGTGGCCGCCGTGGACCCCGAGAAGGCCCAGCAGATGCGCTTCCAG GTGCAGACCCACCTTCAAGTAATCGAAGAAAGAATGAATCAGAGCCTGGGGCTGCTTGACCAGAACCCCCAGCTCGCTCAGGAGTTGCGGCCCCAGATCC AGGAGCTCCTCCACTCTGAACACCTGGGTCCCAATGAATTGGAAGCCCCTGCCCCAGGGGGCAGCAGTGAGGACAAGGGTGGGCTACAGCCTCTGGATTCCAAGGACG GGTCCACAGAACAAGATGCTGCATCCTCTGGGAAAGAGAAGATGTCCCCCCTGGAGCAGTATGAACGAAAG GTGAATGTGTCTGTTCCAAGGGGTTTTCCTTTCCACTCATCGGAGATTCAGAGAGATGAGCTG GCACCAGCTGGAACAGGCATATCCCGAGAGGCTGTGTCAGGTCTGCTGATCATGGGAGCTGGTGGGGGCTCCCTGATCGTCCTCTCCATGCTGCTTTTGCGCAGGAAGAAGCCCTACGGGGCCATCAGCCACGGAGTGGTggag GTGGACCCCATGCTGACCCTGGAGGAGCAGCAGCTGCGTGAACTGCAGCGTCATGGCTACGAGAACCCTACCTACCGCTTCCTGGAGGAACGACCCTGA
- the APLP1 gene encoding amyloid beta precursor like protein 1 isoform X2, giving the protein MGPASPAARRLGPLLLLLPLLLLLLRAQLAVGSLTGGSPSAAEAPGSAQVAGLCGRLTLHRDLRTGRWEPDPQRSRRCLRDPQRVLEYCRQMYPELQIARVEQATQAIPMERWCGDARGGHCAHTHHQVVPFRCLPGEFVSEALLVPEGCRFLHQERMDQCESSTRRHQEAQEACSSQGLILHGSGMLLPCGTDRFRGVEYVCCPPPVTPNPSGTAVGDPSTRSWPLGGRVEGGEDEEEEDSFIQPVDDYFVEPPRAEEEEEEERVPPSSSHTPAGVSKVTPTPRPTDGVDVYFGMPGEISEHEGFLRAKMDLEERRMRQINEVMREWAMADNQSKNLPKADRQALNEHFQSILQTLEEQVSGERQRLVETHATRVIALINDQRRAALEGFLAALQGDPPQPERVLLALRRYLRAEQKEQRHTLRHYQHVAAVDPEKAQQMRFQVQTHLQVIEERMNQSLGLLDQNPQLAQELRPQIQELLHSEHLGPNELEAPAPGGSSEDKGGLQPLDSKDDTPMALPKGSTEQDAASSGKEKMSPLEQYERKVNVSVPRGFPFHSSEIQRDELAPAGTGISREAVSGLLIMGAGGGSLIVLSMLLLRRKKPYGAISHGVVEVDPMLTLEEQQLRELQRHGYENPTYRFLEERP; this is encoded by the exons ATGGGGCCCGCCAGCCCCGCCGCTCGTCGTCTGGGCccgctgctactgctgctgccacTATTGCTGCTGCTTCTGCGCGCGCAGCTCGCCGTCGGGAGCCTGACCGGTGGGAGCCCCAGCGCCGCCGAG gcccctggGTCGGCCCAGGTGGCTGGACTATGCGGGCGCCTAACCCTTCACCGGGACCTGCGCACCGGCCGTTGGGAACCAGACCCACAGCGCTCGCGACGCTGCCTCCGGGACCCGCAACGCGTGCTGGAGTACTGCAGACAG ATGTACCCGGAGCTGCAGATTGCACGTGTGGAACAAGCGACGCAGGCCATCCCCATGGAGCGCTGGTGCGGTGATGCCCGGGGTGGCCACTGTGCCCACACCCACCACCAGGTTGTGCCTTTCCGCTGCCTGC CGGGTGAATTCGTGAGCGAGGCCCTGCTGGTGCCTGAAGGCTGCCGGTTCTTGCACCAGGAGCGCATGGACCAGTGCGAGAGTTCAACCCGGAGGCATCAGGAGGCACAGGAG GCCTGCAGCTCCCAGGGCCTCATCCTGCATGGCTCGGGCATGCTTTTGCCCTGTGGCACAGATCGGTTCCGAGGTGTGGAGTATGTGTGCTGCCCCCCTCCAGTGACCCCCAACCCGTCTGGGACAGCAGTTGG TGACCCCTCCACCCGGTCCTGGCCCCTGGGGGGCAGAGTAGAGGGGGGTGAGGACGAGGAAGAGGAGGACTCCTTCATACAGCCAGTAGATGATTACTTCGTGGAGCCACCACGGgctgaagaggaagaagaggaggaaagagtccCACCCTCAAGCTCTCATACCCCTGCAGGGGTCAGCAAAG TGACTCCCACCCCGAGGCCCACAGATGGTGTGGACGTGTACTTTGGCATGCCTGGAGAAATCAGCGAGCATGAGGGGTTCCTGCGGGCCAAGATGGATCTGGAGGAGCGCAGGATGCGCCAGATTAATGAG GTGATGCGTGAATGGGCCATGGCGGACAACCAGTCCAAGAACCTGCCTAAAGCCGACAGACAGGCCCTGAATGAG CACTTCCAGTCCATTCTGCAGACCCTGGAGGAGCAGGTGTCTGGTGAGCGACAGCGCCTGGTGGAGACCCATGCCACCCGAGTCATCGCCCTCATCAACGACCAGCGCCGGGCTGCCTTGGAAGGTTTCCTGGCGGCGCTGCAGGGGGATCCGCCTCAG CCAGAGCGTGTCCTGCTGGCCCTGCGTCGCTACCTGCGTGCGGAGCAGAAGGAGCAAAGGCACACGCTGCGACACTACCAGCACGTGGCCGCCGTGGACCCCGAGAAGGCCCAGCAGATGCGCTTCCAG GTGCAGACCCACCTTCAAGTAATCGAAGAAAGAATGAATCAGAGCCTGGGGCTGCTTGACCAGAACCCCCAGCTCGCTCAGGAGTTGCGGCCCCAGATCC AGGAGCTCCTCCACTCTGAACACCTGGGTCCCAATGAATTGGAAGCCCCTGCCCCAGGGGGCAGCAGTGAGGACAAGGGTGGGCTACAGCCTCTGGATTCCAAGGACG ACACCCCCATGGCCCTTCCAAAAG GGTCCACAGAACAAGATGCTGCATCCTCTGGGAAAGAGAAGATGTCCCCCCTGGAGCAGTATGAACGAAAG GTGAATGTGTCTGTTCCAAGGGGTTTTCCTTTCCACTCATCGGAGATTCAGAGAGATGAGCTG GCACCAGCTGGAACAGGCATATCCCGAGAGGCTGTGTCAGGTCTGCTGATCATGGGAGCTGGTGGGGGCTCCCTGATCGTCCTCTCCATGCTGCTTTTGCGCAGGAAGAAGCCCTACGGGGCCATCAGCCACGGAGTGGTggag GTGGACCCCATGCTGACCCTGGAGGAGCAGCAGCTGCGTGAACTGCAGCGTCATGGCTACGAGAACCCTACCTACCGCTTCCTGGAGGAACGACCCTGA